In Daphnia pulex isolate KAP4 chromosome 7, ASM2113471v1, one genomic interval encodes:
- the LOC124197751 gene encoding tyrosine--tRNA ligase, mitochondrial-like translates to MIICVLNRICSARTCKVVIQRYCASNVLKLNERGLLQDVFPPPSLTLQKLLSQPQCFYAGFDPTADSLHIGNLLVLMTMLHCQRAGHQTIALIGGATALIGDPSGKSSERIALPEENVKENTNVIGENIKRIFQNHQKYIWEENRGPLKPVKLVNNADWYNNVSITKFLSTAGRHFRVGAMLSRNSVQSRINSESGISFTEFSYQVLQGYDWLHLLQKYKCRFQIGGSDQMGNIVSGHELISRMGLEEVFGLTIPLVTNEAGSKLGKTAGNAVWITPSKTSPYELYQFFMRVKDSEVEQLLKLFTFCSTDEISTIMEKQTNKPESRVAHRKLAQQVTLLVHGENGLKSAERITEALYSKSADSLARLQPSELNETFRGATMVDILLEPATSVLDMVMKANCFANENDARRIILAGGLHINQVKCTDYTEILSLGRHILPNGISLIRVGKKHYYIIKWMS, encoded by the exons G TTTAACCCTTCAAAAACTGCTGTCACAGCCACAGTGTTTCTATGCTGGATTTGATCCAACTGCCGATAGCCTCCATATAGGAAATCTCTTGGTTCTGATGACAATGTTGCATTGCCAACGAGCTGGCCATCAAACTATAGCCTTG ATCGGGGGAGCTACTGCCTTAATAGGTGATCCTAGTGGAAAATCCAGCGAGAGAATTGCTTTGCCtgaagaaaatgtcaaagaaaATACTAATGTGATAGGTGAGAACATTAAAAGGATATTTCAGAACCACCAAAAATACATATGGGAGGAAAACAGAGGCCCACTGAAACCAGTAAA GCTAGTCAACAATGCAGATTGGTACAATAATGTAAGCATCACAAAGTTCCTCAGTACAGCAGGAAGGCATTTCCGAGTCGGGGCCATGCTCAGCAGGAACAGCGTCCAATCGAGGATCAATTCCGAGTCTGGAATAAGCTTCACGGAATTCTCCTATCAGGTGCTCCAAGGCTATGATTGGTTACACCTtctacaaaaatacaaatgcCGATTCCAG ATTGGCGGAAGTGATCAAATGGGGAACATAGTTTCAGGCCACGAATTAATCAGCCGAATGGGATTAGAAGAAGTTTTTG GACTGACAATCCCGCTCGTCACGAACGAAGCCGGGTCCAAGTTGGGTAAAACGGCTGGCAACGCCGTGTGGATTACACCATCGAAGACGTCACCGTACGAGCTCTATCAATTCTTTATGAGAGTCAAGGACTCTGAGGTGGAACAATTGTTGAAACTCTTCACTTTTTGTTCAACAGACGAGATCTCTACGATAATGGAGAAACAAACG AATAAACCGGAATCTCGAGTTGCTCACCGTAAATTAGCCCAACAAGTGACGCTGCTCGTCCACGGAG aAAACGGTTTGAAATCAGCGGAGCGCATCACGGAGGCATTGTATAGTAAATCGGCTGACTCATTGGCACGACTCCAACCATCCGAATTGAACGAGACATTCCGAGGCGCCACAATGGTAGACATTTTGCTGGAACCGGCAACTTCCGTTCTCGATATGGTGATGAAAGCCAACTGTTTCGCCAACGAAA ACGACGCTCGTCGCATCATCTTGGCGGGAGGTTTGCATATCAATCAAGTCAAGTGCACTGATTATACGGAGATTTTGTCGCTCGGCCGCCACATCCTGCCCAACGGGATCAGTTTAATCCGCGTGG GAAAGAAACACTACTACATTATCAAGTGGATGTCGTAG
- the LOC124197747 gene encoding coiled-coil domain-containing protein 40-like codes for MFGGYIHSYVSGQPSFPWRPVNNKSLGPEGRRSVYGHLQLGTELARSPAGRRNFSDGRMRDLIVKINTDPAVGASGGGGGGLAAANQQTTNRRNRSPMVDNGAIRAGTGDGLSLTVRSLREDDGLSTDDGSDSGTAGTPTSQTAGYWPDLEVLDPDHPILERFQANLTQLLDEEDQQLTLKILEAEEKRKCVLRERKKISAGLDEMKRLNERSRVTLRKEKEALDVEKAKRLQVEGDVLPEKKQQFESLERLLGDVESADGLLEKDLESGRKKLATIRQRLEEQQQQLAQARGQLDQGHRQRDSNQAHKLLQDVVINQLLSDVEAAEWKRNQMENVLLDEEQLTAGLRDAIRGAHAQVAAINTEKIRLNQSWQSSLLALQKNNEALAAVHQSIRNEEARRDEINRCWAIGEKETTELASKRTNVQFELGRLERKITNLETQCQTREAQKSSDDQRNRHLESIIRSREEELQTLIREAELLAKSESDALDRLQAQRCKNKTLEAAILDQVYRSVACDQEAQAIYRHIRQMEEASTELDFEIAKAESRNGRALLERDDLEKELQEKTKELEEKQGQVAARDGQIKRLEAELSEQQKLLERKEMHWAKQKVTLDELRATLEENQARTEEERVVRALQEQLDQVRQTTDSLQRQWSEAEQQLLQVAMTRDIQAVEEEKLREEIAVWDEKKKRLLREVAGLKQTQLQCKRSIHGWREYLQQLDARLAQQSANKESLERHNQHFQHQWQLHLEEPERKVHRVREEILQLRAQKSNLEISLCDLNKVIVLWTGKLADIREAQSYYQAERSDAGSLALLQAEKHRLQVQEVQLRKDQELLNHQLQKAVLGRSVLNTKADIRTGVGHKTRIVKEPVDSNAWHKILSKEIAKRRKEVLKLKQSITERKAVNAELTAQRDSLRDSLEMDRNRLEQLDHDIAEAVVTKRRAISTLVGHQKWWRFYDQLKYGTYRRKHGADSLAEAESRARQKLIQLTKVADKLACEYPHLEAQLNEIRDSLN; via the exons ATGTTTGGGGGGTATATACACAGTTACGTTTCGGGCCAGCCTTCGTTTCCATGGCGACCAGTCAATAACAAAAGCCTGGGCCCTGAAGGCCGCCGATCTGTTTACGGCCATCTGCAGCTTGGAACGGAACTCGCCCGTAGTCCCGCCGGTCGCCGGAATTTCTCTGATGGAAGAATGAGAGACTTGATCGTGAAAATAAATACAGATCCAGCCGTAGGAgccagtggtggtggtggtggcggcttGGCTGCCGCCAATCAACAGACGACCAACAGAAGAAACAGGAGCCCCATGGTGGATAATGGCGCGATCCGAGCAGGAACAGGAGATGGACTATCTCTGACAGTTCGATCACTCAGAGAAGACGATGGACTCAGCACGGATGACGGAAGCGACAGCGGAACAGCCGGAACGCCGACCAGTCAAACTGCAGGATATTGGCCCGACCTGGAAGTCCTCGATCCTGACCATCCCAT CCTGGAGCGTTTCCAGGCCAATTTGACGCAGTTGCTGGACGAAGAGGATCAACAGCTGACGCTGAAAATCCTGGAAGCGGAAGAGAAACGCAAGTGCGTCCTGCGCGAGAGGAAGAAGATTTCGGCCGGACTGGATGAGATGAAACGACTCAATGAGCGGAGTCGAGTGACACTCCGCAAGGAGAAGGAAGCCCTCGACGTGGAAAAGGCCAAACGACTCCAGGTGGAAGGTGACGTCCTTCcggagaagaaacaacaattcGAAAGTCTCGAACGATTGCTGGGAGACGTTGAGTCCGCCGACGGCCTTTTGGAGAAGGATTTGGAGTCGGGACGCAAGAAGTTGGCCACAATCCGCCAGCGTCTGGaggagcaacagcaacaactggCCCAAGCCAGGGGCCAACTGGATCAAGGACATCGCCAACGGGATTCCAACCAAGCTCATAAACTCCTCCAG GATGTGGTGATCAATCAGCTGCTGTCGGATGTTGAGGCCGCCGAATGGAAGCGCAACCAGATGGAGAACGTTCTGCTGGATGAGGAGCAGTTGACGGCCGGATTAAGGGATGCCATCCGCGGAGCTCACGCCCAAGTTGCGGCAATCAACACGGAAAAGATCCGGCTCAACCAGAGCTGGCAATCCAGCTTGTTGGCCTTACAGAAGAATAACGAGGCCCTAGCGGCCGTTCACCAATCCATCAG gaacgaaGAAGCCCGCCGAGATGAAATCAATCGCTGCTGGGCTATTGGCGAAAAGGAGACGACGGAATTGGCTTCGAAACGGACCAACGTTCAATTCGAATTAGGGCGGCTGGAACGGAAGATAACTAATCTGGAAACGCAGTGCCAGACGCGGGAGGCGCAAAAGAGCTCAGACGATCAACGCAACCGTCATCTCGAGTCCATCATCCGATCTCGGGAGGAAGAGCTTCAAACGCTGATAAGGGAGGCGGAGCTGCTGGCCAAGAGCGAGAGCGATGCCCTGGACCGTCTGCAGGCCCAGCGGTGCAAAAACAAGACCCTGGAGGCGGCCATACTCGATCAAGTCTATCGGAGTGTGGCCTGCGATCAGGAAGCGCAGGCCATTTATCGGCACATCCGCCAAATGGAAGAAGCTTCCACCGAACTG GATTTCGAAATTGCCAAAGCCGAGAGTCGTAATGGACGTGCGCTGCTGGAGCGCGATGATCTGGAGAAGGAATTGCAGGAGAAGACGAAAGAGCTGGAAGAGAAGCAAGGCCAAGTCGCCGCCAGGGACGGGCAAATCAAACGACTCGAGGCGGAATTGAGCGAGCAACAGAAACTGTTGGAGAGGAAGGAAATGCATtgggcgaaacaaaaagtgaCGCTGGACGAGCTGCGGGCCACTCTTGAAGAGAATCAGGCCCGCACTGAAGAGGAAAGAGTCGTGCGGGCCCTGCAGGAGCAGCTGGATCAAGTTCGTCAGACAACCGATAGTCTCCAGCGTCAATGGTCGGAAGCCGAGCAGCAATTGCTTCAAGTGGCAATGACACGAGATATCCAGGCCGTCGAGGAGGAGAAACTTCGTGAGG AGATCGCCGTGTgggatgaaaagaagaagcgactCCTCCGTGAAGTAGCCGGATTGAAGCAAACGCAATTGCAGTGCAAGAGATCCATCCACGGCTGGCGAGAGTACTTGCAGCAGCTGGACGCCCGACTGGCCCAGCAGTCGGCCAACAAAGAAAGCCTAGAGCGTCACAATCAGCACTTTCAACACCAGTGGCAGCTCCATCTCGAG GAACCGGAGCGGAAGGTTCACCGAGTCCGTGAGGAAATCCTCCAACTTCGTGCTCAAAAATCCAACCTGGAAATCAGTTTATGTGACCTGAACAAAGTGATTGTTTTGTGGACGGGCAAGTTGGCGGACATTCGCGAAGCTCAAAGTTACTACCAAGCCGAGCGTTCCGATGCCGGATCGCTGGCCCTACTCCAAGCAGAGAAACACCGACTCCAG GTGCAAGAGGTCCAGCTGAGGAAGGATCAAGAACTGCTCAACCACCAACTGCAGAAAGCCGTTCTGGGCCGATCCGTGCTCAACACCAAGGCCGACATCAGGACCGGAGTCGGACATAAGACGAGGATCGTCAAGGAGCCGGTCGACTCCAACGCCTGGCACAAGATCCTCTCGAAAGAAATCGCCAAACGCCGCAAG GAGGTTCTCAAGCTGAAGCAATCGATCACCGAGAGGAAGGCAGTCAACGCGGAGCTGACGGCGCAGCGCGACTCTCTACGAGATTCACTCGAGATGGACCGTAATAGACTCGAACAGCTCGATCACGACATTGCTGAAGCGGTTGTCACCAAGAGACGA GCCATTTCGACGCTGGTGGGACATCAGAAGTGGTGGCGCTTCTACGACCAGCTCAAATACGGAACTTATCGACGCAAGCACGGCGCTGACAGCCTGGCGGAGGCAGAGTCCCGCGCAAGACAGAAACTAATTCAATTGACCAAGGTTGCCGACAAATTGGCTTGCGAATATCCTCATTTGGAAGCCCAACTCAATGAAATTCGTGACTCACTCAACTAg
- the LOC124197748 gene encoding uncharacterized protein LOC124197748 isoform X1, which yields MDNQINEAQQHRHCCHGGQQQQQQHHHHNADVSVADKSADPFAGNATAAVVDSADSFDHGGSGGSGGGLVGKRPLVFDKMESLVREMQDPENGVPVRSQKLFLTSIPSAFMGYDMIEWLMERLNIEDSVEAIHMANLLCQHGYFFPVGECNKSLSVKDDSSLYRFQTPYYWASQNHSPENSEYVIYLYKRSLRNKQKHGLEEYELEALSRLKRQMAHKWEFIVMQAEEQVRLAKDRKKGDKIVTDSQERAYWRAYRPPPSFLNCLEQPPFPTNSSWISLAPSSNQRDDSAGASCTTASSNFIRKWKNIEEIKTEVEFVRGQLVRARIKVSVAAETLQQHCATYSEYDPFLHTPQPSNPWLSDDPTYWILNAGAVEVPTEKRAKRWAISIEDLVTDQTGLQELTNYLRKEYSHENIRFWLATNQLRSGPASKILHRVQEIYQEFLAPGAPCEINIDGRTMDIVQHEMKRPSRFTFDKAAEHVYNLLLKKDCYPRFVRSDHYKQLLANALQPCQKKRFFSFGATGKKKSIVAATSGVSGIGLPLGNLQQLNLSCGSGAIRRRGSVGERSLSGSPPDHPHQQTGVGPSATNTSLLLASSSANTAAASAGINSSSAMSSTAGSCANISIAPGDECDTPYRGDMPCQRTTSTAQLVSPLALPPLSSPPPPLLQSSSTSESTSIIPPPEREDNVCPWETINPPPPLSAGSGRTKGVLLTPGPSVDQADGHTPIVSSPSAKKSSFSCSVESHPSTDMDVCPWESASAAPPAATSSSSSSGGGGGSGGGTRVKTPVTQLKSTAEVLVSDDVVCPWESQDLETPKNPTVKSPSEVTVIVLNPSKQVSPVISLAGSCGGSGHRRKESASGITAMPEPGSEQSSTSQQPDKSSSKISDICPWEDEESCKLDQPFVKTYATLGYL from the exons ATGGACAACCAAATCAACGAGGCGCAGCAGCATCGTCATTGTTGCCATGgcggacaacaacaacaacagcaacaccaccaTCACAACGCGGATGTCTCAGTCGCTGACAAGTCGGCCGATCCTTTCGCCGGCaacgccaccgccgccgttgTCGATTCGGCAGATTCTTTCGATCACGGCGGAAGCGGCGGAAGCGGAGGCGGACTCGTCGGAAAGCGACCTCTCGTCTTCGACAAG ATGGAGAGCCTGGTGAGGGAGATGCAGGATCCCGAGAACGGGGTGCCAGTGAGGAGCCAAAAGTTGTTCCTCACTTCCATTCCGTCAGCTTTTATGG GTTACGACATGATCGAGTGGCTGATGGAGCGTTTAAATATTGAAGACTCTG tgGAGGCGATCCACATGGCCAATCTTCTGTGTCAGCACGGCTACTTTTTCCCGGTGGGCGAATGCAACAAGAGCCTCTCCGTGAAGGACGACAGCTCACTCTACCGCTTCCAG ACGCCGTATTATTGGGCGTCGCAGAACCACAGTCCGGAAAACAGCGAGTACGTCATCTACCTGTACAAGCGCTCGTTACGCAACAAGCAGAAACATGGACTGGAGGAGTACGAATTG GAGGCCCTAAGTCGACTCAAGAGGCAGATGGCACACAAATGGGAGTTTATCGTCATGCAAGCGGAAGAACAG GTGAGGCTGGCCAAAGACCGGAAGAAAGGCGACAAGATCGTAACGGATAGCCAAGAGCGGGCCTATTGGAGGGCGTACAGGCCGCCGCCCAGTTTCCTCAATTGCCTGGAACAGCCGCCTTTCCCCACCAACTCGTCGTGGATTTCATTGGCGCCATCTTCGAATCAGCGTGACGACTCGGCCGGAGCTTCTTGCACAACCGCATCGTCCAACTTTATCCGAAAGTGGAAGAACATCGAAGAGATCAAAACtgag GTGGAGTTTGTGAGGGGCCAGCTGGTTAGAGCGCGGATCAAGGTGTCTGTGGCGGCCGAGACGCTGCAACAACACTGCGCCACCTACAGCGAATACGATCCGTTTCTTCATACGCCCCAGCCGTCTAATCCTTGGCTATCGGATGATCCCACCTACTGGATCCTTAATGCTGGCGC AGTGGAAGTGCCGACTGAGAAGCGAGCCAAACGATGGGCCATTTCCATCGAGGATCTCGTGACGGACCAGACCG GTTTACAAGAGTTGACCAACTATCTACGCAAAGAGTACAGTCACGAAAACATCCGGTTCTGGTTGGCTACCAATCAGCTGAGGAGCGGACCCGCATCAAAAATCCTCCATCGCGTCCAGGAAATTTACCA ggaatttttggCGCCGGGAGCCCCGTGCGAGATCAATATCGATGGGCGGACAATGGATATCGTTCAGCACGAGATGAAGCGACCGTCGCGCTTCACTTTCGACAAGGCCGCCGAGCACGTTTACAACTTGCTGCTGAAAAAGGACTGCTACCCTCGATTTGTCCGCTCCGATCATTACAAACAGCTGCTGGCCAATGCTCTCCAACCGTGTCAGAAGAAAAG ATTCTTCAGTTTTGGTGCGACGGGCAAGAAGAAATCGATCGTGGCGGCCACGTCAGGAGTCAGCGGGATCGGATTACCCTTGGGGAATTTGCAGCAGCTCAACCTGTCATGCGGATCCGGCGCTATTAGACGGAGGGGAAGTGTGGGCGAGAGGAGTTTGTCCGGTTCACCGCCGGATCATCCGCATCAGCAAACGGGGGTCGGCCCTTCTGCCACCAACACGAGTCTCCTGCTGGCCAGCTCATCGGCCAACACTGCCGCCGCTTCGGCCGGAATCAATAGCAGTTCGGCGATGAGTTCTACCGCCGGAAGTTGTGCCAACATCAGCATCGCTCCTGGCGACGAATGCGACACACCCTATCG TGGGGATATGCCGTGTCAGCGTACGACGTCCACAGCTCAGCTGGTCTCTCCTCTTGCTCTTCCTCCTCTCAGTTCTCCTCCACCTCCACTGCTGCA ATCGAGCAGTACAAGTGAATCGACGTCCATCATTCCGCCGCCGGAGAGGGAAGACAACGTCTGCCCGTGGGAGACGATTAATCCGCCCCCTCCGCTCAGCGCCGGAAGCGGGCGGACAAAGGGCGTTCTGTTGACTCCGGGCCCGTCAGTCGATCAAGCGGATGGACACACTCCGATCGTCAGTAGCCCATCGGCCAAGAAGAGCAGCTTCTCCTGCAGCGTCGAGAGCCATCCATCGACGGATATGGATGTCTGTCCTTGGGAGTCTGCAAGCGCAGCTCCTCCGGCGGCaacttcttcctcctcctcctccggtggtggcggtggtagTGGCGGTGGCACCCGCGTCAAAACGCCCGTTACCCAGCTAAAGAGTACGGCCGAAGTGTTGGTCTCGGACGACGTCGTCTGTCCGTGGGAGTCTCAAGACCTGGAAACTCCAAAAAATCCGACAGTTAAATCGCCGAGTGAAGTGACAGTGATCGTGTTGAATCCATCAAAACAAGTGTCGCCCGTCATTAGTCTGGCCGGTAGTTGTGGTGGCAGTGGTCATCGGCGAAAAGAATCCGCTTCCGGCATAACCGCTATGCCGGAACCAGGATCGGAACAGTCGTCGACATCGCAACAACCGGATAAATCATCATCCAAAATCAGCGATATCTGCCCGTGGGAAGACGA AGAAAGCTGTAAACTGGATCAGCCCTTCGTCAAGACTTACGCCACGCTGGGCTATTTGTGA
- the LOC124197748 gene encoding uncharacterized protein LOC124197748 isoform X2 — protein MDNQINEAQQHRHCCHGGQQQQQQHHHHNADVSVADKSADPFAGNATAAVVDSADSFDHGGSGGSGGGLVGKRPLVFDKMESLVREMQDPENGVPVRSQKLFLTSIPSAFMGYDMIEWLMERLNIEDSVEAIHMANLLCQHGYFFPVGECNKSLSVKDDSSLYRFQTPYYWASQNHSPENSEYVIYLYKRSLRNKQKHGLEEYELEALSRLKRQMAHKWEFIVMQAEEQVRLAKDRKKGDKIVTDSQERAYWRAYRPPPSFLNCLEQPPFPTNSSWISLAPSSNQRDDSAGASCTTASSNFIRKWKNIEEIKTEVEFVRGQLVRARIKVSVAAETLQQHCATYSEYDPFLHTPQPSNPWLSDDPTYWILNAGAVEVPTEKRAKRWAISIEDLVTDQTGLQELTNYLRKEYSHENIRFWLATNQLRSGPASKILHRVQEIYQEFLAPGAPCEINIDGRTMDIVQHEMKRPSRFTFDKAAEHVYNLLLKKDCYPRFVRSDHYKQLLANALQPCQKKRFFSFGATGKKKSIVAATSGVSGIGLPLGNLQQLNLSCGSGAIRRRGSVGERSLSGSPPDHPHQQTGVGPSATNTSLLLASSSANTAAASAGINSSSAMSSTAGSCANISIAPGDECDTPYRSSSTSESTSIIPPPEREDNVCPWETINPPPPLSAGSGRTKGVLLTPGPSVDQADGHTPIVSSPSAKKSSFSCSVESHPSTDMDVCPWESASAAPPAATSSSSSSGGGGGSGGGTRVKTPVTQLKSTAEVLVSDDVVCPWESQDLETPKNPTVKSPSEVTVIVLNPSKQVSPVISLAGSCGGSGHRRKESASGITAMPEPGSEQSSTSQQPDKSSSKISDICPWEDEESCKLDQPFVKTYATLGYL, from the exons ATGGACAACCAAATCAACGAGGCGCAGCAGCATCGTCATTGTTGCCATGgcggacaacaacaacaacagcaacaccaccaTCACAACGCGGATGTCTCAGTCGCTGACAAGTCGGCCGATCCTTTCGCCGGCaacgccaccgccgccgttgTCGATTCGGCAGATTCTTTCGATCACGGCGGAAGCGGCGGAAGCGGAGGCGGACTCGTCGGAAAGCGACCTCTCGTCTTCGACAAG ATGGAGAGCCTGGTGAGGGAGATGCAGGATCCCGAGAACGGGGTGCCAGTGAGGAGCCAAAAGTTGTTCCTCACTTCCATTCCGTCAGCTTTTATGG GTTACGACATGATCGAGTGGCTGATGGAGCGTTTAAATATTGAAGACTCTG tgGAGGCGATCCACATGGCCAATCTTCTGTGTCAGCACGGCTACTTTTTCCCGGTGGGCGAATGCAACAAGAGCCTCTCCGTGAAGGACGACAGCTCACTCTACCGCTTCCAG ACGCCGTATTATTGGGCGTCGCAGAACCACAGTCCGGAAAACAGCGAGTACGTCATCTACCTGTACAAGCGCTCGTTACGCAACAAGCAGAAACATGGACTGGAGGAGTACGAATTG GAGGCCCTAAGTCGACTCAAGAGGCAGATGGCACACAAATGGGAGTTTATCGTCATGCAAGCGGAAGAACAG GTGAGGCTGGCCAAAGACCGGAAGAAAGGCGACAAGATCGTAACGGATAGCCAAGAGCGGGCCTATTGGAGGGCGTACAGGCCGCCGCCCAGTTTCCTCAATTGCCTGGAACAGCCGCCTTTCCCCACCAACTCGTCGTGGATTTCATTGGCGCCATCTTCGAATCAGCGTGACGACTCGGCCGGAGCTTCTTGCACAACCGCATCGTCCAACTTTATCCGAAAGTGGAAGAACATCGAAGAGATCAAAACtgag GTGGAGTTTGTGAGGGGCCAGCTGGTTAGAGCGCGGATCAAGGTGTCTGTGGCGGCCGAGACGCTGCAACAACACTGCGCCACCTACAGCGAATACGATCCGTTTCTTCATACGCCCCAGCCGTCTAATCCTTGGCTATCGGATGATCCCACCTACTGGATCCTTAATGCTGGCGC AGTGGAAGTGCCGACTGAGAAGCGAGCCAAACGATGGGCCATTTCCATCGAGGATCTCGTGACGGACCAGACCG GTTTACAAGAGTTGACCAACTATCTACGCAAAGAGTACAGTCACGAAAACATCCGGTTCTGGTTGGCTACCAATCAGCTGAGGAGCGGACCCGCATCAAAAATCCTCCATCGCGTCCAGGAAATTTACCA ggaatttttggCGCCGGGAGCCCCGTGCGAGATCAATATCGATGGGCGGACAATGGATATCGTTCAGCACGAGATGAAGCGACCGTCGCGCTTCACTTTCGACAAGGCCGCCGAGCACGTTTACAACTTGCTGCTGAAAAAGGACTGCTACCCTCGATTTGTCCGCTCCGATCATTACAAACAGCTGCTGGCCAATGCTCTCCAACCGTGTCAGAAGAAAAG ATTCTTCAGTTTTGGTGCGACGGGCAAGAAGAAATCGATCGTGGCGGCCACGTCAGGAGTCAGCGGGATCGGATTACCCTTGGGGAATTTGCAGCAGCTCAACCTGTCATGCGGATCCGGCGCTATTAGACGGAGGGGAAGTGTGGGCGAGAGGAGTTTGTCCGGTTCACCGCCGGATCATCCGCATCAGCAAACGGGGGTCGGCCCTTCTGCCACCAACACGAGTCTCCTGCTGGCCAGCTCATCGGCCAACACTGCCGCCGCTTCGGCCGGAATCAATAGCAGTTCGGCGATGAGTTCTACCGCCGGAAGTTGTGCCAACATCAGCATCGCTCCTGGCGACGAATGCGACACACCCTATCG ATCGAGCAGTACAAGTGAATCGACGTCCATCATTCCGCCGCCGGAGAGGGAAGACAACGTCTGCCCGTGGGAGACGATTAATCCGCCCCCTCCGCTCAGCGCCGGAAGCGGGCGGACAAAGGGCGTTCTGTTGACTCCGGGCCCGTCAGTCGATCAAGCGGATGGACACACTCCGATCGTCAGTAGCCCATCGGCCAAGAAGAGCAGCTTCTCCTGCAGCGTCGAGAGCCATCCATCGACGGATATGGATGTCTGTCCTTGGGAGTCTGCAAGCGCAGCTCCTCCGGCGGCaacttcttcctcctcctcctccggtggtggcggtggtagTGGCGGTGGCACCCGCGTCAAAACGCCCGTTACCCAGCTAAAGAGTACGGCCGAAGTGTTGGTCTCGGACGACGTCGTCTGTCCGTGGGAGTCTCAAGACCTGGAAACTCCAAAAAATCCGACAGTTAAATCGCCGAGTGAAGTGACAGTGATCGTGTTGAATCCATCAAAACAAGTGTCGCCCGTCATTAGTCTGGCCGGTAGTTGTGGTGGCAGTGGTCATCGGCGAAAAGAATCCGCTTCCGGCATAACCGCTATGCCGGAACCAGGATCGGAACAGTCGTCGACATCGCAACAACCGGATAAATCATCATCCAAAATCAGCGATATCTGCCCGTGGGAAGACGA AGAAAGCTGTAAACTGGATCAGCCCTTCGTCAAGACTTACGCCACGCTGGGCTATTTGTGA